One Brevibacillus choshinensis genomic window carries:
- the pyrH gene encoding UMP kinase produces MRYKRVLVKLSGGAVAGDNGFGFSPEQLENIAGEILALLNQGVEVAIVIGGGNIFRGSMADLWGIERVEADNIGTLATVINSLMLRGVLKARVNREVRVMTAVPINAVAEPYIRLRAVHHLEKGYVVIFAGGNGQPYVTTDYPAVQRALEVEVDALLVAKHGVDGVFTADPRKDASAKQYTALSFDEVIRKDLKVMDQSAMILARDHGLPLHVFNFDQPGAMIRICQGEQVGTYITRDVEAVLK; encoded by the coding sequence ATGCGCTACAAGCGAGTCTTGGTCAAATTGAGTGGGGGAGCCGTCGCGGGTGACAACGGCTTTGGCTTTAGTCCGGAGCAGCTGGAAAACATCGCCGGTGAAATCCTGGCGCTTTTGAATCAAGGTGTCGAAGTCGCCATCGTCATCGGCGGGGGCAACATTTTCCGCGGGAGCATGGCAGACCTGTGGGGAATCGAACGGGTGGAGGCGGATAATATCGGGACATTGGCAACGGTCATCAACAGCTTGATGCTGCGTGGCGTGCTCAAAGCAAGAGTCAACCGGGAAGTTCGCGTCATGACTGCTGTTCCGATCAATGCCGTAGCGGAGCCGTACATCCGACTACGGGCCGTGCATCACCTGGAAAAGGGCTACGTGGTCATATTTGCAGGGGGGAACGGGCAGCCCTACGTGACGACTGACTATCCTGCCGTCCAACGCGCACTCGAGGTAGAGGTAGACGCGCTTCTGGTTGCCAAGCATGGGGTAGATGGCGTCTTCACTGCCGATCCTCGAAAGGATGCATCCGCCAAGCAGTACACGGCGCTTTCCTTCGACGAGGTGATACGGAAAGATTTGAAGGTGATGGACCAGTCTGCGATGATCCTGGCCCGCGATCACGGGCTGCCGCTGCACGTATTCAACTTCGACCAGCCAGGTGCGATGATCCGAATTTGTCAGGGAGAGCAGGTCGGAACCTATATTACCCGCGATGTGGAGGCTGTTCTGAAATAA
- a CDS encoding TetR/AcrR family transcriptional regulator, protein MNKPSLEEGLLQYVEELKDESEMTEKQRSILRASIKLFAEKGFHASSTAEIAKEAGVAEGTIFRHYKSKKDILLAVVAPVLVKFAGPFILKDVREIFREQAKKPFHEIATELYRNRLDMIITNERTIRILLQEAFFHDEIREALIATVFADIKGIVQKLIEDKIIAKELRPLPTEAVFRALLSSMLGLVLFRQVLDPDDFRKHSDEQQIDLTVDILMNGIGYKEE, encoded by the coding sequence ATGAACAAGCCATCATTGGAAGAGGGCCTGTTGCAATATGTAGAGGAGCTGAAGGACGAGAGTGAGATGACGGAAAAGCAGCGGAGCATTCTGCGGGCGTCCATCAAGCTCTTTGCCGAAAAGGGATTTCATGCGAGCTCTACCGCTGAGATTGCCAAGGAAGCAGGGGTCGCCGAGGGCACCATCTTTCGCCACTACAAATCCAAAAAGGATATCTTGCTGGCGGTGGTGGCTCCGGTGCTCGTCAAATTTGCAGGTCCGTTTATCTTGAAGGATGTCCGTGAAATTTTCCGGGAGCAGGCGAAAAAGCCTTTCCATGAGATCGCCACGGAGCTGTACCGCAACCGTCTGGATATGATCATCACCAATGAGAGAACCATCCGGATCCTGCTGCAGGAAGCGTTCTTTCACGATGAGATAAGAGAAGCCCTGATCGCCACTGTGTTTGCCGATATCAAAGGAATCGTGCAAAAGCTGATCGAAGACAAAATCATCGCAAAGGAATTGCGTCCGCTTCCTACAGAAGCCGTCTTTCGGGCACTGCTGTCCTCTATGCTCGGCTTGGTGCTGTTCCGTCAGGTTTTGGACCCGGATGATTTCCGCAAGCATAGCGATGAACAACAGATCGATCTCACTGTCGATATTTTGATGAATGGGATCGGGTATAAAGAAGAATAG
- a CDS encoding DUF402 domain-containing protein: MKRKRADRPGWRRVKRLGYQEKWVEALSFTGYAVRLTLDEVSDPAYMPVGGKMLCVGDRGYVYLQYFPHGKPYAVTKMLDELGNTVQWYIDICKGHGKDENGHLWYDDLYLDIVVLPDDRVYLLDQDELDEAMQKGMISAEEHRFACEVADRLMTEILAGKRDAFDFPNFFA; the protein is encoded by the coding sequence ATGAAGCGAAAACGTGCAGACCGTCCTGGCTGGAGGCGAGTCAAACGGCTGGGCTATCAGGAAAAATGGGTAGAAGCGTTGTCTTTTACCGGCTATGCCGTTCGCTTGACGTTGGACGAGGTCAGTGATCCGGCGTATATGCCGGTCGGTGGAAAGATGCTTTGCGTGGGTGACCGCGGGTATGTCTATTTGCAATATTTTCCTCATGGGAAACCATATGCGGTGACCAAAATGCTGGACGAACTGGGGAATACGGTACAGTGGTACATCGACATTTGCAAAGGCCACGGGAAGGATGAAAACGGTCATCTTTGGTACGACGACCTTTATCTGGACATCGTCGTCTTGCCCGATGACCGTGTGTACCTGCTGGATCAGGATGAACTGGATGAGGCCATGCAAAAGGGAATGATCAGTGCAGAAGAACACCGCTTCGCCTGTGAGGTTGCCGATCGTCTCATGACTGAAATTTTGGCTGGCAAGCGGGATGCTTTTGACTTTCCAAACTTCTTTGCGTAA
- a CDS encoding HlyD family secretion protein, giving the protein MKRICVFGLIAGMVFTLTGCAGFSQQEPSLSGTIEAEEWPIVAEVGGMVTEVHGEEGMTVKAGQELAALDTRSYQINVAEAKAAWEQATARLEEAKAGSRDSSIEKGIAAVQQADANIRMAQARKLQAEAGISKAREQREQAQSQLQGAQRTLAYQQNRLAETRALFLQGAISQKDYETQQELVSQAMTQVNQLEAQVAAAEAQYVTSQGEVAAAVAQAGTAQAQQAGAAADLDLLKEGSTGYTIRALLAAQQQAQAKLDQAMLQLEKTKITAPADGILLRRSIEQGEVAKTGANLFTMMKADRLKLKVYIPEAQLNRVQTGQVVGIQVDAYPGETFTGKVTFLSEKAEFTPKNVQTPDERTKLVFAVTIEITDGQGKIKPGMPADVILSSPAEGEGR; this is encoded by the coding sequence ATGAAACGCATCTGTGTTTTTGGTTTGATCGCTGGAATGGTGTTCACCTTAACAGGTTGTGCCGGGTTCTCTCAGCAGGAGCCGTCACTATCGGGAACCATCGAAGCGGAGGAGTGGCCCATCGTCGCAGAAGTCGGCGGCATGGTTACAGAAGTGCATGGGGAGGAAGGGATGACTGTAAAAGCGGGCCAGGAGTTAGCCGCGCTGGACACTCGCAGCTACCAGATCAATGTCGCGGAGGCAAAAGCCGCATGGGAGCAGGCGACAGCCCGCTTGGAGGAAGCGAAGGCAGGCTCGCGTGACTCCTCCATTGAAAAAGGAATCGCTGCGGTCCAGCAGGCAGATGCGAATATCCGTATGGCGCAAGCCCGGAAGCTGCAGGCCGAGGCAGGGATCAGCAAGGCGAGGGAGCAGCGTGAGCAGGCCCAGTCCCAATTGCAGGGAGCACAGCGCACCCTCGCCTACCAGCAAAACCGATTGGCGGAGACCCGAGCCCTGTTTCTGCAGGGAGCCATTTCCCAAAAGGATTATGAGACACAGCAGGAGCTCGTCAGTCAGGCCATGACGCAGGTGAATCAGCTGGAGGCGCAAGTGGCTGCAGCAGAAGCACAGTACGTCACATCTCAGGGAGAGGTGGCAGCCGCAGTCGCCCAGGCGGGAACAGCTCAGGCCCAGCAAGCAGGAGCTGCAGCGGATTTGGATTTGCTGAAGGAAGGAAGCACGGGCTATACGATTCGCGCTCTCCTGGCCGCGCAGCAGCAAGCGCAGGCCAAGCTGGATCAGGCGATGCTGCAGCTGGAGAAGACGAAAATCACGGCGCCTGCAGACGGCATTCTGCTGCGCAGGTCGATCGAGCAGGGCGAAGTAGCCAAGACGGGGGCCAATCTGTTCACGATGATGAAGGCAGATCGGCTCAAGCTCAAGGTGTACATCCCTGAAGCCCAGTTAAACCGGGTGCAGACGGGTCAGGTAGTGGGCATTCAGGTCGACGCGTATCCAGGAGAAACCTTTACAGGGAAAGTCACCTTTCTATCCGAGAAGGCAGAGTTCACTCCGAAAAATGTGCAAACGCCGGACGAACGAACCAAGCTTGTCTTTGCCGTCACGATCGAGATCACGGACGGTCAGGGCAAAATCAAGCCCGGCATGCCTGCGGATGTCATTCTGTCTTCGCCAGCCGAGGGGGAAGGACGATGA
- a CDS encoding ABC transporter permease, whose product MKRFVWGRYWSVVKKEVIQIKRDRPSLAIALVMPLMMLFLFGYAVNTDVNHIKMAVWDQSSTAYSRELVDQFTNTQFFEVAAHASGYGDIESMLDDGTISVALVIPPDYARKRDRNEQANVQLLVDGSDPNIARTATSNAQLIVQNRSIALQETRLQKEGMGELELPLELDTRVLFNPNMESIVFNIPGLIGLIMQNVTMILTAFSLVREKERGTMEQLIVTPIRPLELMLGKITPYVGIGLFSFCLVLLVGTLWFGVPVKGSISLLVSLSVLFLITTLILGIFISTIAKTQLQAMQIAFAFILPSVLLSGFMFPRESMPLVIQWLGGLVPLTYFLEILRGIFLKAVDLSALWKDAMGMGIFCLAILTVSMLRFRKKIE is encoded by the coding sequence ATGAAGCGTTTCGTCTGGGGGCGCTATTGGTCCGTGGTGAAAAAAGAAGTGATCCAGATCAAGCGGGACCGTCCGAGTCTGGCAATCGCTCTCGTCATGCCGCTGATGATGCTGTTTTTGTTTGGCTATGCTGTGAATACGGATGTGAACCATATCAAAATGGCGGTATGGGATCAGAGCTCGACTGCCTATAGCCGGGAGCTGGTCGATCAGTTTACCAATACGCAGTTTTTTGAGGTTGCCGCACATGCGAGTGGCTACGGTGACATCGAGTCCATGCTGGATGATGGTACGATCAGTGTCGCGCTGGTGATTCCTCCCGACTATGCCCGCAAGCGCGATCGAAATGAGCAGGCCAATGTGCAGCTGCTGGTCGACGGCTCCGATCCCAACATCGCCCGTACTGCGACCTCCAATGCCCAGCTGATCGTCCAGAACCGCTCAATCGCTCTGCAAGAGACGCGCTTGCAAAAAGAAGGCATGGGTGAGCTGGAATTGCCGCTAGAGCTCGATACACGAGTCTTGTTCAATCCCAACATGGAGAGCATCGTGTTTAACATTCCGGGATTGATCGGCCTGATCATGCAGAACGTAACGATGATCCTCACCGCCTTTTCGCTCGTGCGCGAAAAAGAGCGGGGGACGATGGAGCAGCTCATCGTGACGCCGATCAGGCCGCTGGAGCTGATGCTCGGGAAAATCACGCCCTACGTCGGGATCGGCCTCTTTTCCTTTTGCCTCGTGCTGCTCGTCGGTACCCTCTGGTTTGGCGTTCCGGTAAAAGGGAGCATATCGCTTCTCGTGAGCCTCTCTGTCCTGTTTCTCATCACGACCCTGATTCTCGGGATCTTCATTTCGACGATCGCAAAGACACAGCTTCAGGCCATGCAGATAGCCTTTGCGTTCATCCTGCCGAGCGTGCTGTTATCCGGCTTCATGTTCCCACGCGAATCGATGCCGCTCGTGATACAATGGTTGGGTGGGCTGGTCCCGCTGACCTATTTTTTGGAAATCCTGCGGGGCATCTTTTTAAAAGCCGTGGATCTGTCTGCCTTGTGGAAGGATGCGATGGGGATGGGGATTTTTTGTCTGGCGATCCTGACCGTCTCGATGCTGCGTTTCCGCAAAAAGATTGAATAG
- a CDS encoding ABC transporter ATP-binding protein: MISAISCNQLTKRFGDRIAVNSLTLNVPKGSIYGFLGPNGSGKSTTIRMLCGLLAPTSGSGMVLGLDVMTQSEEIKQRIGYMSQKFSLYEDLTVEENLDFYAGVYQLNAAERKQRKAELIEMAGLTGREKQIAGSLSGGWKQRLALSCALLHKPELLILDEPTAGVDPVSRRIFWDVIHELAGQGITVLVTTHYMDEAQTCDWIGFIFFGNLLAQGTPQELIRRMGAQNLEDVFIDLVKQEEARLGEAGKRGEGR; encoded by the coding sequence ATGATATCCGCTATCTCCTGCAATCAGCTGACGAAGCGATTCGGGGATCGGATCGCGGTCAACAGCCTGACATTGAATGTGCCCAAAGGCTCCATTTACGGCTTTCTCGGACCTAATGGCTCAGGCAAGTCTACGACGATCCGGATGCTGTGCGGCCTTTTAGCGCCGACCTCTGGCAGCGGCATGGTTCTCGGACTGGATGTCATGACACAAAGTGAGGAAATCAAGCAGCGAATCGGCTACATGTCTCAGAAGTTCAGTCTTTATGAGGATTTGACGGTTGAAGAAAACCTCGACTTTTACGCCGGTGTCTATCAACTGAACGCGGCGGAAAGAAAGCAGAGAAAGGCAGAGCTGATCGAAATGGCAGGGCTGACGGGCAGAGAAAAGCAGATCGCGGGCTCCCTCTCCGGGGGATGGAAGCAGCGCCTGGCACTCTCCTGTGCCCTTTTGCACAAGCCGGAGCTGCTGATTCTGGACGAACCGACGGCAGGGGTAGACCCCGTATCGAGGCGAATCTTTTGGGATGTCATTCACGAGCTGGCTGGGCAAGGCATCACGGTGCTCGTCACCACCCACTACATGGATGAGGCGCAGACCTGCGATTGGATCGGCTTTATCTTTTTCGGAAATCTGCTGGCACAAGGGACGCCGCAGGAGCTCATCCGTCGCATGGGGGCGCAAAATCTGGAGGATGTGTTTATCGATCTGGTCAAACAGGAAGAGGCCCGGTTGGGTGAGGCCGGAAAAAGGGGGGAGGGCCGATGA
- a CDS encoding amino acid permease — MSLRQQLLRKKAIEELLRQSESKSGSLKKSLSAFDLTMLGIGAIVGTGIFVLTGVAAAVHAGPALVLSFVLSGLACVFAALCYAEFASTVPVSGSAYTYSYAAFGELVAWMIGWDLILEYGVAAAAVASGWSGYAQGLLEGFGITLPVALTSAFDASKGTIIDMPAVVIIFVITLLLMKGTRESARLNTVMVFIKLIVVLLFLAVGIGYVKPENWSPFMPFGFAGVATGAATVFFAFIGFDAVSTAAEEVRNPQRDMPIGIIASLLICTVLYIAVSLTLTGIVPYEMLNVKNPVAFALSYVKQDWVAGFISLGAIVGITTVLLVMMYGQARLFFAISRDGLLPPIFSQVHKETQVPRKSTLIVGILVAIFSGLLPLSKLAELTNIGTLFAFILVSIGVVVLRNTNPGLQRAFRVPLVPLVPILAVVFCGYLVYSLPLVTKLGFIGWLIVGTFVYFLYGRRHSHLQKESSRGR, encoded by the coding sequence ATGTCATTACGTCAGCAATTACTGCGAAAAAAGGCAATAGAAGAGCTGCTTAGGCAATCAGAGAGCAAGTCGGGCTCCCTGAAAAAGTCCTTGAGCGCGTTTGATTTGACCATGCTCGGGATCGGAGCCATCGTTGGAACAGGCATTTTTGTTTTGACCGGTGTGGCGGCCGCTGTCCACGCGGGTCCAGCACTGGTGCTTTCCTTCGTCCTGTCCGGACTGGCGTGCGTCTTTGCAGCCCTGTGCTATGCAGAATTTGCATCGACTGTCCCTGTTTCCGGCAGCGCCTATACGTACAGCTATGCTGCGTTTGGGGAGCTGGTCGCCTGGATGATCGGGTGGGACTTGATCTTGGAATACGGGGTCGCGGCAGCAGCCGTGGCGAGCGGATGGTCGGGTTACGCCCAAGGACTGTTGGAAGGGTTCGGCATTACGCTGCCCGTCGCCCTCACCAGCGCATTCGACGCCTCCAAAGGAACGATTATTGATATGCCGGCGGTCGTCATTATTTTTGTCATTACCTTGCTCTTGATGAAAGGAACGCGCGAATCCGCCCGTTTGAATACCGTCATGGTGTTCATCAAACTGATCGTCGTTCTTTTGTTTCTCGCTGTCGGAATCGGCTACGTCAAGCCTGAGAATTGGAGCCCTTTCATGCCATTTGGATTTGCAGGGGTAGCGACAGGGGCAGCGACTGTGTTCTTCGCTTTCATCGGGTTCGATGCGGTATCGACAGCAGCAGAAGAGGTTCGCAATCCCCAGCGTGATATGCCGATCGGAATTATCGCTTCCCTCTTGATCTGTACGGTTCTCTACATTGCAGTCTCCCTGACCCTGACGGGAATCGTTCCCTATGAAATGCTGAACGTCAAAAATCCAGTGGCGTTTGCACTGTCCTACGTCAAGCAGGATTGGGTGGCGGGATTTATTTCACTGGGAGCGATCGTGGGGATTACAACCGTGCTGTTGGTCATGATGTATGGCCAGGCTCGGTTGTTTTTTGCCATTAGCCGCGATGGCTTGCTGCCCCCCATCTTTTCACAGGTGCACAAAGAAACGCAGGTTCCGCGCAAAAGCACCTTGATCGTAGGGATATTGGTGGCCATTTTCAGTGGTCTCTTGCCTTTGAGCAAACTGGCGGAGCTGACCAACATCGGGACGCTGTTTGCCTTTATTCTCGTGTCCATCGGTGTCGTCGTCCTGCGCAATACGAATCCAGGGCTGCAACGGGCTTTTCGTGTACCCCTCGTGCCCCTGGTGCCGATCCTTGCCGTGGTGTTCTGCGGGTATCTGGTCTACAGCCTGCCATTGGTAACCAAGCTTGGATTTATCGGCTGGCTCATAGTCGGGACCTTCGTCTATTTTCTTTATGGGCGTAGGCACAGTCATTTGCAGAAGGAAAGCTCCCGCGGGCGTTAA
- the purU gene encoding formyltetrahydrofolate deformylase: MYRLSEREWQAYTEKYKNRARMLISCPDRPGIVAAISHFLYQQGANIVQSDQYTTDPETGRFFMRIEFELTNLEERCEVIREAFRPIAASFDMEYSLVQASKRKKVAIFVSKEDHCLLELLWRWKSGELYADISVVISNHPDMKETVESFGIPYHCIPVTKENKPQAEEEQIAAVSEAGADVIVLARYMQILSPRFLEDYAMRIINIHHSFLPAFVGAKPYEQAYRRGVKLIGATAHYVTEELDAGPIIEQDVQRVTHQEDVETLKQLGRQVERTVLARAVGWHLEDRVLVYGNKTIVFP, from the coding sequence ATGTATCGTTTATCAGAGAGAGAATGGCAGGCATACACGGAGAAATACAAGAATCGTGCCCGCATGCTCATTTCTTGTCCAGACCGTCCTGGAATCGTAGCGGCGATTTCCCATTTCCTGTACCAGCAAGGGGCCAACATCGTCCAGTCCGACCAGTACACCACCGATCCGGAAACCGGCCGCTTTTTCATGCGGATTGAATTTGAATTGACGAATTTGGAAGAGCGCTGCGAAGTCATCAGGGAGGCATTCAGACCGATTGCTGCGAGCTTTGACATGGAATATTCCCTGGTTCAGGCGAGCAAGCGCAAAAAGGTGGCCATCTTTGTATCCAAGGAAGACCACTGTCTCCTGGAGCTGCTGTGGCGCTGGAAGTCCGGAGAGCTGTATGCGGATATTTCCGTCGTGATCAGCAATCATCCGGACATGAAGGAAACGGTCGAATCGTTTGGCATTCCGTATCACTGCATTCCGGTGACAAAGGAAAACAAACCGCAGGCCGAAGAGGAGCAAATCGCTGCTGTCTCTGAAGCAGGTGCCGATGTCATCGTGCTGGCGCGTTACATGCAGATCCTCTCGCCGCGCTTCCTGGAAGATTACGCGATGCGAATCATCAACATCCACCATTCGTTCCTCCCGGCATTCGTGGGAGCGAAGCCATATGAGCAGGCGTACCGCCGCGGTGTGAAGCTGATCGGTGCGACGGCCCACTATGTGACAGAAGAGCTGGATGCAGGCCCGATCATCGAACAGGACGTACAGCGTGTGACCCACCAGGAAGATGTGGAAACACTGAAGCAGCTGGGACGCCAGGTGGAGCGCACTGTGCTCGCTCGCGCTGTAGGCTGGCATTTGGAAGACCGCGTGCTGGTATACGGCAACAAAACAATTGTGTTCCCTTAA